One segment of Candidatus Stygibacter australis DNA contains the following:
- the metK gene encoding methionine adenosyltransferase — protein MKFRKLFTSESVTEGHPDKVADQISDAILDVILQGDPMSRVACETFLTTGLVMVAGEITTDCYVEIPTIVRETLKEIGYDDADSGIGYRSCGIITSIDPQSEDIKIGVDESEGHEQGAGDQGMMFGFACNETKSLMPMPISFAHKLAQRLALVRKENIIDYLRPDGKTQVTIEYRDNKPYICDSIVISTQHMPHADQKKLRADLIENVIKPVIPAKYLSDNTIIYTNPTGRFEIGGPQADTGLTGRKIIVDTYGGKGSHGGGAFSGKDPTKVDRSASYMARHIAKNIVAAGLATECEIEIAYAIGVAQPVSLLINTLGTGKLDDLRLAKIVDELFDLRPKSIIDYLKLRRPIYKQTAAYGHFGRELADFTWEKTDRMEDLIRKAGL, from the coding sequence ATGAAATTTAGAAAGCTATTTACTTCAGAATCAGTTACTGAAGGTCATCCGGATAAGGTTGCTGATCAAATATCAGATGCCATTCTGGATGTGATTCTGCAAGGCGATCCCATGAGCAGAGTAGCCTGCGAAACCTTTCTTACTACGGGTTTAGTGATGGTCGCTGGTGAGATAACTACTGATTGTTATGTGGAAATTCCCACCATAGTTCGCGAAACCCTGAAAGAGATAGGATATGATGATGCAGATTCCGGGATTGGTTATAGATCATGTGGGATAATAACCAGCATTGATCCTCAATCAGAAGATATCAAGATTGGTGTTGATGAAAGTGAGGGACATGAACAGGGAGCTGGAGATCAGGGTATGATGTTTGGCTTTGCCTGTAATGAAACAAAATCACTGATGCCTATGCCCATATCATTTGCCCATAAACTGGCACAAAGGCTGGCTCTTGTTCGTAAAGAGAATATCATTGATTATCTGAGACCTGATGGCAAAACACAGGTAACCATTGAATACCGTGATAATAAACCATATATCTGTGACTCAATTGTGATCTCTACTCAGCACATGCCTCATGCTGATCAAAAGAAATTACGTGCTGACTTGATTGAAAACGTCATTAAACCGGTTATCCCAGCTAAGTATTTATCTGATAATACCATAATTTATACCAATCCAACCGGACGATTTGAAATTGGCGGTCCTCAGGCCGACACTGGTCTCACGGGACGCAAGATCATTGTAGATACTTATGGTGGCAAAGGCAGTCATGGGGGAGGGGCATTCTCGGGAAAAGACCCAACAAAAGTTGATCGCAGTGCTTCATATATGGCTCGTCATATTGCCAAAAATATTGTTGCTGCCGGACTTGCCACAGAATGCGAGATCGAAATTGCCTATGCCATTGGAGTTGCCCAGCCGGTATCTCTTTTGATAAATACTCTTGGCACAGGTAAGTTAGACGATTTGAGACTGGCAAAGATAGTCGATGAGCTATTTGACTTAAGACCCAAAAGCATAATTGATTATTTGAAATTAAGAAGACCTATCTATAAACAAACAGCAGCTTATGGGCATTTTGGCAGAGAACTTGCTGATTTTACCTGGGAAAAAACTGATAGAATGGAAGACCTGATACGTAAAGCAGGATTATAA